TATCATTAGGCCATTTAATTCTCACACCTAATCTACCATCTTCGTCTACGGCTTCGCAAACTGCTAAAGCCATGATATATTGTATGAATACCATCTTGCTCGATAGTGACGCTGGTAAATCAAGTAAGAGGGAGAATTGTAAACAACCAGGGGGGGATAACCATATATTTGATCCTCTTCCACGGCCTGAAAGTTGGAAAGAGGCCAGGAAAGCTAACGGTGCTGTAAGATGAGTGAGTAAAAGTGGATTTCTATCCATTGGTTAGCAAGGTTACAGCAAGTGCATTACAATCGAGCTCACCGATCAAGCATTGTTTGTGTACTGGTGACGGTTTCCCCATATATGATCAGATCACCCAGAGCGGACTTTTCCCCTTCCTCGCCCTTACGCAACACTCCCGATCGCTTTCCAGCGCCTTTTCGTGCAAGATCCAATTCTGACCAGTATGACGAAAAACTGAAAAGGGGAGTCCACCGTGGTGTGTAAGGTATTGTAGAAGAAGGCAAAAGTACAGTTTTGGGtaaagaatggaaatcaGGTGGTTGAGGTATAGGCGGCGATGCGTCgccatcatcaattttgaGATTCTCGATTGACGGAGTCTCGAGCTTGGGCTGATCACGCCTTCTCTTGGCTAGCCACTGGACGATTTCGTTTTCTGACGTAGAAGCTGATCCGCTGGTAGCTTCGACTGGGCCGAAActaatttgatcattaCCGTCTTCCAGGACTTTCCagccttcttcttcttgagtCATCTTGCCCTGTAGTTCCTTTTTCGATATGGCATTCGTAGAcaattcaggtaaattaggATGAGACAATATAAAAATTGGTGAAGGATGAGTAGGGTGTAATAGTAATTTTGGATCCTCCTCCCCGTCTATCTCGTTCTGATTTTTATCAGTTCCATGATCTGTTTTTCTAGCTTTACTAGGTGGATTCAGTCCAAGAAGTAGAAGGAGCTCTTCAACCCATTCTATCCTCGCTTTATCACTTGCTTCGATTTCTTCTACCTCAGGAGGATGTTCCAGCTTATTAATAGCTAATCTTGCTGGAGGATCATTTAACGGGTATTCAGGATGTAAAGAGCATAATACagattttccttttccattcttGGTCAAGACTGCTGCGATTGGTTCACCTTCTACATCTGCATATCGAGCTAATACTTGAGTATTAGAAGGTGTCGGGGAAGGTAAGATAAAATGACCACCACCGTTATAATATACATGATCTATTGATCTATGAGTAGAATTGGAGGACGAGGAGGAAGGTTCGAGAAAAAGCGAGACTGCTCTCGAGCCGTTTTCAGAGGCGTATTGAAATCCTGGATATGTTGGTCCTTCACTGGATCCAGGGAAGAAAGCCTAACATGACCTCACCAGTATGAGTAAGCTGAAGATCATTGACGACGCGCTGACTTACCAAATCTCGATTTCCGGTAACTTCCATTGAGCCACCGACATCAAATTTGACTTGACTAGTACCGAAATATGCTCCAGCACATATACCGAGATATCTACCTCCTTCATCTACGTATTCTTTTATTCTCTTGGTGACTTTACGTTTTATTGTTAATTCTTCTACGAAAGGTAGATCCCTTCCACCCGGTATAACGAGTAAAGCGCAGGAAGGTTCCCATGGTTGAGAAGAAAGTAATTCAGGTGTGACTGGCTGAACGGTATAGTgaggtagaagaaggagagaAAGAGTAAGGATTGTATGAGatagagaaagaggagaaaCGCCTGGTCCCGAATAAACGAGTACTTGATGTGCCGAAGCTGAAGGACCTGGCATGGCTCTTCAGGCCTTCTTATTGAGCCTGCTGCTCCCTATAGTAAGACTGAGTGAAGCAAACTACCTAGAGGTTATCTCTTCGACGAATGCTTAGATAATTCCATATAGCTGGGGTTATACTATATTTCCTATCCCCAACTTTATTTAACTTTACTTCTATGGAATTTCGGGTTTGGTTGTCCGTAAGGTCCGGCTGATTTCCGTTGAGAACACGTGATTTAGCTGAAATTGGCGGCGATGACCGGAATTATCATCACAAAAGTTCCAATCTTAAGCAGTAATCATCCTTCGAAGCTTGAATAACA
The sequence above is a segment of the Kwoniella pini CBS 10737 chromosome 3, complete sequence genome. Coding sequences within it:
- a CDS encoding biotin-[acetyl-CoA-carboxylase] ligase — encoded protein: MPGPSASAHQVLVYSGPGVSPLSLSHTILTLSLLLLPHYTVQPVTPELLSSQPWEPSCALLVIPGGRDLPFVEELTIKRKVTKRIKEYVDEGGRYLGICAGAYFGTSQVKFDVGGSMEVTGNRDLAFFPGSSEGPTYPGFQYASENGSRAVSLFLEPSSSSSNSTHRSIDHVYYNGGGHFILPSPTPSNTQVLARYADVEGEPIAAVLTKNGKGKSVLCSLHPEYPLNDPPARLAINKLEHPPEVEEIEASDKARIEWVEELLLLLGLNPPSKARKTDHGTDKNQNEIDGEEDPKLLLHPTHPSPIFILSHPNLPELSTNAISKKELQGKMTQEEEGWKVLEDGNDQISFGPVEATSGSASTSENEIVQWLAKRRRDQPKLETPSIENLKIDDGDASPPIPQPPDFHSLPKTVLLPSSTIPYTPRWTPLFSFSSYWSELDLARKGAGKRSGVLRKGEEGEKSALGDLIIYGETVTSTQTMLDRNPLLLTHLTAPLAFLASFQLSGRGRGSNIWLSPPGCLQFSLLLDLPASLSSKMVFIQYIMALAVCEAVDEDGRLGVRIKWPNDIYAEVEGVGGTEIGSGKKGKAKLGGILVNTNFVGGKWRIVVGCGINVLNALPTTSLSQLHSLLAAKLSSTTSSRPLPAAPTMEGTFAKIMSSFDSKWEQFIDEKGFKGFMNEYHGRWLHSGQEVTLTTTEPHTPLRILSITQDHGLLRCVPIRTKSTSNSTGLTPLYNRIVDSSSEDRYTPSSAGPNRGNNTPEFVDLQPDGNSFDLMSGLIKRKV